In one window of Catalinimonas alkaloidigena DNA:
- a CDS encoding GMC oxidoreductase codes for MTYLNTTSVKARTYDAIVIGSGASGGWAAKELCERGLHTLVLERGRDVQHIKDYPTASKGPWQFEFRGTVPLDKRVGYQNQRYLREETLHWALKDDEQPFVAEKPFRWFRGYHVGGKSLLWARQTQRWSDLDFEGPARDGFAVDWPIRYKDLEPWYAHVEKFAGIAGDRDGLDVLPDSETQPAFEVSCIEQYFRESIAKHYQDRHLIKARCAHLTAPQAIHLEQGRGKCQHQTMCNRGCNFGAYFSSNASTLPWAMKTGRLTIRPHAVVHSVLYDEQKKRASGVRIIDATSGEAMNFYAKLVFVNASALNSNAILLNSTSNRFPNGLGNDSGLLGKYIAWHNYRGHAHAQHEGFLDKKTEGRSPTHSYIPRFRNVHKQETDFLRGYAIGIGGGRGTWSDTDMIGDQLRTNLLHPEWNLWGVSSWMMGETVPLEKNHVRLHPDLTDKYGIPQLVISCEWSDNDDKMVADYMEQSKEMFEKAGFINISADDSHSPPGSDIHEMGGVRMGHDPKTSLLNQHNQLHQCKNVFVTDGACMTSTGTQNPTLTFMALTARAANYAADQLKKGNL; via the coding sequence ATGACTTACCTGAATACCACATCTGTCAAGGCGCGTACCTACGACGCCATCGTGATCGGCTCGGGCGCGAGTGGCGGCTGGGCCGCGAAAGAACTCTGCGAGCGAGGGCTCCACACCCTGGTGCTGGAACGGGGGCGCGACGTGCAACACATCAAAGATTATCCTACCGCCTCGAAAGGGCCGTGGCAGTTCGAGTTCCGCGGCACGGTGCCGCTCGACAAACGGGTCGGTTATCAGAACCAGCGCTACCTGCGGGAAGAGACGCTGCACTGGGCGCTGAAAGACGACGAGCAACCCTTCGTGGCCGAGAAGCCCTTCCGCTGGTTCCGGGGCTACCACGTCGGCGGCAAGTCGCTGCTGTGGGCGCGGCAAACGCAGCGGTGGAGCGACCTCGATTTTGAAGGACCGGCGCGCGACGGCTTTGCGGTCGACTGGCCCATCCGCTACAAGGACCTGGAGCCGTGGTACGCGCACGTGGAAAAATTCGCGGGCATCGCGGGCGACCGCGACGGGCTCGACGTGCTGCCTGACAGCGAAACCCAACCGGCGTTCGAGGTGAGTTGCATCGAACAGTATTTCCGCGAGAGCATCGCGAAGCACTATCAAGACCGTCACCTCATCAAGGCGCGCTGTGCGCACCTGACCGCTCCGCAGGCGATTCACCTCGAACAGGGGCGGGGCAAGTGCCAGCACCAGACCATGTGCAACCGGGGCTGCAACTTCGGCGCGTATTTCAGCAGCAACGCCTCGACGCTGCCTTGGGCGATGAAAACGGGTCGCCTGACCATCCGGCCCCACGCGGTGGTTCATTCGGTGCTCTACGACGAGCAGAAAAAGCGCGCGTCGGGCGTGCGGATCATCGACGCGACGAGCGGTGAAGCGATGAATTTCTACGCCAAACTTGTCTTCGTCAACGCCTCGGCGCTGAACAGCAACGCCATCCTGCTGAATTCGACTTCCAATCGCTTTCCGAACGGGCTGGGCAACGACAGCGGCCTGTTGGGCAAATACATCGCCTGGCACAATTACCGGGGCCACGCCCACGCGCAGCACGAGGGCTTTCTGGACAAAAAGACGGAAGGCCGCAGTCCGACGCACAGTTACATCCCCCGTTTCCGGAACGTTCACAAACAGGAGACCGACTTTCTGCGCGGTTACGCCATCGGCATCGGGGGCGGGCGGGGCACCTGGTCGGACACCGACATGATTGGCGACCAGCTGCGGACCAACCTGCTCCATCCGGAGTGGAACCTCTGGGGCGTCAGTAGCTGGATGATGGGCGAAACCGTGCCGCTGGAAAAGAACCACGTGCGGCTCCATCCCGACCTAACCGACAAGTATGGCATTCCGCAACTGGTGATCTCCTGCGAGTGGAGCGACAACGACGACAAGATGGTGGCCGACTACATGGAGCAATCGAAGGAAATGTTCGAAAAAGCAGGCTTCATCAACATTTCGGCCGATGATTCGCACTCGCCGCCCGGCTCCGACATCCACGAAATGGGCGGGGTGCGGATGGGCCACGATCCCAAAACCTCACTATTGAACCAACACAACCAACTGCACCAGTGCAAGAACGTGTTTGTGACCGACGGGGCCTGCATGACCTCGACCGGGACCCAAAACCCGACGCTGACTTTTATGGCCCTGACCGCCCGCGCGGCGAATTATGCGGCCGATCAGTTGAAAAAAGGAAATTTGTAA
- a CDS encoding gluconate 2-dehydrogenase subunit 3 family protein: MNRRTALQALLLASGGLATLPSWAMRWRPTDLAGTASVFSSTEHQLLAAVADTILPAGDEIGALSVGVDQFLPKLFSQCYDADVQASLKTQLRALDTAARQAHGVAFPACSQTQRETLLNRLAASADEEEKAFFDLMKSETMRGFTTSEEVMVKYLGYRVIPTYYHGCVDVNS; this comes from the coding sequence ATGAACCGTCGTACTGCTTTACAAGCGCTGCTGCTGGCCTCCGGTGGGCTGGCAACCTTGCCCTCCTGGGCGATGCGCTGGCGACCGACCGACCTCGCCGGCACCGCTTCTGTTTTTTCGTCGACCGAACACCAACTTCTGGCCGCGGTGGCCGATACCATCCTGCCCGCCGGTGACGAGATCGGCGCGCTGTCGGTGGGGGTAGATCAATTTCTGCCGAAACTCTTTTCCCAATGCTACGATGCCGACGTGCAGGCAAGCCTCAAAACGCAACTGCGCGCCCTCGATACCGCCGCACGCCAGGCGCACGGAGTGGCTTTTCCGGCGTGCTCGCAGACGCAGCGGGAGACGTTGCTGAACCGTCTGGCCGCTTCTGCGGACGAAGAAGAAAAAGCCTTTTTTGACCTGATGAAGTCGGAGACGATGCGCGGTTTCACTACGTCGGAAGAGGTGATGGTAAAGTACCTGGGCTACCGGGTGATCCCGACGTATTACCACGGCTGTGTTGACGTCAACTCCTGA
- a CDS encoding sugar phosphate isomerase/epimerase family protein → MKKVLGLMSLCILFSCGSETTTTGDTQDSTTVAMEETSDPLYTFPFGVQAYTFRNSFPNGIEQTLDTIQSMGFTELEGGPVGDLSPEAFRQLCEARGITIPSTGAGYDELVKDPQAVADKAKALGAKYVMCAWIPHNGTTFTLENAQKAVADFNKAGKVLKDNGVTFAYHVHGYEFQSHEDGTLMDYLIENTNPEDVSFEMDILWTHFGGGDPVALLKKYGDRWKLMHVKDLKKGTPKDLSGGTDQNNDVALGTGEIDLKPILEEAKKLGIQHYFIEDESDRIYTQVPQSIEYLKSLQES, encoded by the coding sequence ATGAAAAAAGTACTCGGACTGATGTCCCTTTGCATTCTCTTCTCCTGCGGCAGTGAAACCACGACGACCGGCGATACGCAGGATTCGACTACGGTCGCTATGGAAGAAACGTCCGATCCGCTTTACACCTTTCCGTTCGGGGTGCAGGCGTACACGTTTCGCAACAGTTTCCCGAACGGCATCGAACAAACCCTCGATACCATCCAGAGCATGGGCTTTACCGAACTGGAAGGCGGACCGGTCGGCGACCTGTCGCCCGAAGCGTTTCGGCAGCTTTGCGAGGCGCGGGGCATTACAATTCCGTCGACCGGCGCGGGCTACGACGAACTGGTGAAAGACCCGCAGGCCGTGGCTGACAAAGCCAAAGCCCTAGGAGCCAAGTACGTGATGTGCGCCTGGATTCCGCATAACGGCACTACGTTTACGCTGGAAAATGCCCAAAAGGCGGTCGCGGATTTCAACAAGGCTGGAAAAGTTCTGAAAGACAACGGCGTTACGTTCGCTTACCACGTGCACGGCTACGAGTTTCAGTCGCACGAAGACGGCACGCTGATGGACTACCTGATTGAAAACACCAATCCGGAAGATGTATCGTTTGAGATGGACATTTTGTGGACGCACTTTGGCGGTGGCGATCCGGTGGCGTTGCTGAAAAAATACGGTGACCGCTGGAAGCTGATGCACGTGAAAGATCTGAAGAAAGGCACGCCGAAAGACCTCTCGGGCGGCACGGACCAAAACAACGACGTGGCCCTAGGGACAGGCGAAATCGACCTGAAACCCATTCTGGAAGAGGCGAAAAAGCTGGGCATTCAGCACTACTTCATCGAAGACGAAAGCGACCGCATTTACACGCAGGTGCCGCAAAGCATTGAGTACCTGAAAAGCCTGCAAGAGTCGTAA